A window of Ipomoea triloba cultivar NCNSP0323 chromosome 2, ASM357664v1 contains these coding sequences:
- the LOC116011280 gene encoding F-box/LRR-repeat MAX2 homolog A: MATSPAATSVRLHHEAAAAAATNIYDLPDVILSNVIAAISDARSRNSAALVCRKWLVLERATRTCLTLRGNVRDLIMLPTCFRSVTHLDLSLLSPWGHPLLSHANSGTAIATDPALIAHLLCHAFPSITSLKLYARNPSTLQLLAAQWPQLMKITLVRWHQRPQLAAGEELSSFFRECSNIVSLDLSAFYCWTDDIPPALESHPQVSSKLTALNLLNPSFSEGFKSEEITAIAKSCPNLREFRAACMFDPRYIGYVGDEALVTIATKCPNLSVLHLADTCALSSTRGDPGDEGFTAEEAKITVSTLIEVFSGLPLLEELGLDVSNSVRDSGPAFEILNSRCPRLKFLKLGQFHGVSTPRDWKLDGVALCQGLRSLSIRNPGDLNDMGLIAIGRGCSRLGKFEIQGCRRITMKGMRTLASLLRKTLVDVKISCCKNLGAVSSLKALEPIQDTIQRLQIDCVWDSVEDMGSSNGVEFNFDLNKVNGAGVSDTSMDDDDDDSVMCCNKKKRPKYSYDLNTLYDEAIGEGNDCGTSFGGGQTWNKLHYLSLWIGVGELLTPLPGAGLENCPNLEEIRIKVEGDCRVLSKPSDRAFGLRTLLRYPKLSKMHLDCGDIIGYAHTAPSGQMDLSLWERFYLFGIGNLSLSELDYWPPQDRDVNQRSLSLPAPGLLQQCLMLRKLFIHGTAHEHFLKFFLNIPNLRDVQLREDYYPAPENDMSTEMRADSLSRFEAELNRRQISD; the protein is encoded by the coding sequence ATGGCGACTTCTCCAGCGGCTACTTCTGTTCGGCTTCACCACgaagccgccgccgccgccgccaccaaCATATATGACTTGCCGGACGTGATCCTCTCGAACGTTATCGCCGCCATCTCCGACGCGCGCAGCCGCAACTCCGCCGCGCTCGTCTGCCGGAAATGGCTGGTACTCGAACGCGCCACGCGGACCTGCCTCACGCTCCGCGGCAACGTGAGGGACCTCATCATGCTTCCCACGTGCTTCAGATCCGTGACTCATCTCGATCTGTCGTTGCTCTCCCCGTGGGGCCACCCTCTCCTCTCCCACGCGAACTCCGGCACCGCCATCGCCACTGACCCGGCCCTAATCGCGCACCTCCTCTGCCATGCCTTTCCGTCGATTACTTCGCTCAAGCTCTACGCTCGCAATCCCTCCACGCTCCAGCTCCTGGCTGCGCAGTGGCCGCAGCTGATGAAAATCACGCTGGTCCGATGGCATCAACGGCCGCAGTTGGCCGCCGGCGAGGAACTCAGCTCCTTCTTTCGCGAATGTTCGAATATCGTGTCGTTAGACTTGTCTGCGTTTTACTGCTGGACCGATGATATTCCTCCTGCGCTTGAATCTCACCCCCAAGTTTCCTCGAAACTCACCGCCCTAAATCTCCTAAATCCTTCGTTCTCCGAAGGCTTCAAGTCCGAAGAAATCACCGCAATTGCAAAATCCTGCCCCAATTTGAGAGAATTCCGCGCTGCTTGTATGTTCGATCCTAGGTACATTGGTTATGTCGGGGATGAAGCCCTGGTTACAATAGCCACCAAGTGCCCCAATCTCTCCGTGCTTCATTTAGCTGATACTTGTGCTCTATCCAGTACGAGAGGTGATCCGGGGGACGAGGGTTTCACAGCCGAGGAAGCAAAGATAACGGTTTCCACTTTGATTGAGGTATTTTCTGGTCTTCCATTACTAGAAGAACTTGGTTTGGATGTTTCTAATAGTGTTAGAGATAGTGGTCCTGCATTTGAAATTCTCAATTCAAGATGTCCTAGATTAAAATTCCTGAAGTTAGGGCAATTCCATGGCGTTTCCACGCCGAGAGATTGGAAGTTAGATGGAGTTGCTCTTTGTCAAGGGCTGAGATCTTTATCAATTAGGAATCCAGGAGACTTGAATGATATGGGATTGATAGCTATAGGGAGAGGGTGTTCCAGGCTGGGGAAGTTTGAGATTCAAGGTTGTAGGAGGATTACAATGAAGGGAATGAGAACTCTCGCTAGTTTGCTTAGGAAGACTTTGGTTGATGTCAAGATCTCTTGCTGCAAAAACCTTGGTGCAGTCTCGTCGTTGAAAGCCTTGGAGCCAATACAAGATACCATCCAAAGGCTTCAAATTGATTGCGTGTGGGATAGCGTGGAGGATATGGGGAGTTCTAATGGAGTTGAGTTCAATTTTGATCTCAACAAGGTAAATGGAGCTGGAGTATCTGATACTAgtatggatgatgatgatgatgattcagtAATGTGCTGCAACAAGAAGAAAAGGCCAAAGTATTCTTATGATTTGAATACTCTGTACGATGAAGCCATTGGTGAAGGCAACGACTGCGGCACTAGTTTTGGTGGTGGTCAGACCTGGAACAAGCTGCATTATCTCTCGCTTTGGATTGGTGTGGGTGAGCTTCTCACTCCGCTTCCTGGTGCTGGTCTCGAGAATTGTCCAAACTTGGAGGAGATACGGATTAAGGTGGAAGGCGATTGCAGGGTATTGTCTAAACCTTCAGATAGAGCATTCGGGTTGAGAACTCTTTTGCGCTATCCTAAGCTTTCGAAGATGCATTTGGATTGTGGAGACATTATAGGCTATGCGCACACTGCGCCGTCAGGGCAGATGGATTTGAGCCTGTGGGAAAGGTTTTATCTTTTTGGAATTGGGAATTTGAGTCTAAGCGAACTTGATTACTGGCCACCACAGGACAGGGATGTCAACCAAAGGAGTTTATCCCTACCGGCACCTGGTTTGCTACAACAATGCTTAATGCTTAGGAAGCTTTTCATTCATGGAACAGCGCATGAACACTTCTTGAAGTTCTTTCTCAATATCCCAAACCTGAGAGATGTGCAACTGAGAGAAGATTATTACCCAGCACCTGAGAATGATATGAGTACTGAGATGAGAGCTGATTCTTTAAGTCGCTTTGAAGCAGAGCTAAACAGGCGCCAGATTTCGGATTGA
- the LOC116011281 gene encoding LOW QUALITY PROTEIN: serine/threonine-protein kinase EDR1-like (The sequence of the model RefSeq protein was modified relative to this genomic sequence to represent the inferred CDS: substituted 2 bases at 2 genomic stop codons): MEETRDETGRAEQRHHTSAYWASNFVEKFGSVSLDPKEETLRNKELTENEVDNSPLSQTASQILWRTGTLSEPIPNGFYSVVPEKRLKELFEDIPTFDQLHALELEGLRADIVLVDAEKDKKLSMLKQLIVALVKGLNSNPAAMIKKIAGLVSDVYKRPNSELSPAKVALEETSHVSENRGIQMLGQIKHGSCRPRAILFKVLADTVGLESRLVVGLPTGGASECTDSYKHMSVLVVLNSMELLVDLMRFPGQLIPQSAKAIFMTHISAAGESDSAENDSCDSPLEPNSPLYGVSERGDIESIEKDDAVQYQRRLEASSNAAGPSLRNMMFRSSTSIDRNLSSSHSEPNIATTFWRRGRSKVITEPRTASSSPEHPSFRARGRSMLSGDHKTFRGYTDDVATSRSEGASMSETRRLRRRSISITPEIGDDIVRAVRAMNETLKQSRQGENRPFPCASNDTDNASNLQKDASDFHSDDHDGMSGKRANLFAYSREHMSSQKAMSLPSSPHEFSSQTPQSSLALDHRANEEMVSTWNRVLESPMFQNKPLLPFEEWNIDFSELTVGIRVGIGKHCSLCFSSWYFFLVTNDIQKLLQALLKSXXFVDALCHAVILFLGACTKPPHLSMVTEYMEMGSLYYLIHLSGQKKKLSWRKRLRMLRDICRGLMGIHRMKIVHRDIKSANCLVNKHWTVKICDFGLSRIVTDAPMQDSTSAGTPEWMAPELIRSEPFSEKCDIFSLGVVMWELCTLSRPWEGVPPERVVYAVANEGSRLEIPEGPLGRLIADCWAEPQERPSCEEILTRLVDCEYSLC, translated from the exons ATGGAAGAGACACGAGATGAAACAGGGCGTGCAGAACAGAGACATCATACTTCCGCATATTGGGCTTCCAATTTTGTTGAAAAGTTTGGATCTGTTTCCTTGGATCCCAAAGAAGAAACACTGAGGAATAAAGAATTAACTGAGAATGAAGTAGATAATAGTCCATTGTCTCAGACAGCATCCCAGATCCTCTGGAGAACTGGAACGCTTTCTGAGCCAATTCCAAATGGTTTCTACTCAGTTGTTCCT GAGAAAAGGCTCAAAGAGCTTTTTGAAGATATTCCTACATTTGATCAGCTTCATGCATTGGAGCTTGAGGGTTTGAGAGCAGATATTGTACTTGTTGATGCTGAGAAAGATAAGAAGCTTTCTATGCTAAAGCAACTGATTGTTGCACTAGTGAAAGGCTTAAACTCCAATCCTGCAGCAATGATAAAGAAGATTGCTGGATTG GTTTCTGATGTTTATAAACGACCCAATTCTGAACTCAGCCCCGCAAAAGTTGCACTTGAGGAAACCTCTCATGTTTCTGAAAACAGAGGTATCCAGATGCTAGGACAAATAAAGCATGGCTCATGCCGTCCTCGAGCAATATTATTCAAGGTTCTTGCAGATACTGTAGGTCTTGAAAGTAGGCTAGTTGTG GGTTTGCCTACAGGAGGAGCTTCTGAGTGCACAGACTCATATAAGCATATGTCAGTACTAGTTGTGTTGAATTCGATGGAACTACTTGTTGATCTAATGCGGTTTCCTGGCCAATTGATCCCCCAATCTGCCAAGGCTATATTTATGACCCACATATCTGCTGCTGGTGAGAGTGACTCTGCAGAAAATGATTCCTGTGATTCACCACTGGAGCCTAACAGCCCTCTCTATGGGGTTTCAGAGAGAGGAGATATTGAGAG TATTGAGAAAGATGATGCTGTCCAGTACCAGCGAAGACTAGAAGCATCTTCAAATGCAGCTGGGCCTTCATTGAGGAACATGATGTTCCGGTCTTCCACTTCTATTGACAGAAATTTGAG TTCATCGCATAGTGAACCGAATATTGCTACAACATTTTGGAGGAGGGGTCGAAGCAAGGTTATCACTGAACCAAGAACTGCAAGTTCTAG tcCTGAACATCCTTCCTTTCGAGCACGTGGCCGATCCATGCTTAGTGGTGATCATAAAACCTTCAGAGGCTATACGGATGATGTTGCTACATCAAG ATCAGAAGGTGCATCCATGTCAGAGACACGTAGATTGAGAAGAAGAAGCATTAGCATAACTCCTGAAATTGGTGATGATATCGTAAG GGCTGTTCGAGCAATGAATGAAACACTGAAGCAGAGTCGTCAAGGAGAAAATAGGCCATTTCCTTGCGCTTCAAATGACACAGATAATGCTTCCAATCTTCAGAAAGAT GCATCTGATTTCCACTCTGATGACCATGATGGCATGTCTGGTAAACGGGCAAACTTGTTTGCTTATTCAAGGGAGCACATGAGTTCCCAGAAGGCAATGTCATTACCCTCCTCTCCTCATGAATTCAGCAGTCAGACTCCTCAATCAAGTCTGGCTTTAGATCACAGGGCAAATGAAGAGATGGTCTCAACTTGGAACAGGGTTCTTGAATCACCAATGTTCCAGAATAAGCCTCTGCTACCTTTTGAAGAATGGAATATAGACTTCTCAGAGTTGACTGTTGGCATTCGGGTTGGGATTGGTAAGCATTGCTCTT TATGCTTCTCCTCCTGGTACTTTTTTCTTGTGACTAATGATATTCAAAAATTGTTGCAAGCACTACTCAAATCTTAATGATTTGTTGATGCCCTTTGCCATGCAGTGATATTATTTCTTGGTGCATGCACAAAGCCTCCACATCTGTCAATGGTTACTGAATACATGGAGATGGGATCGCTATATTATTTGATCCATTTAAGCGGTCAGAAGAAGAAGCTCAGCTGGCGGAAAAGACTTAGGATGCTGCGTGACATATGCAG GGGGCTGATGGGCATACATCGGATGAAGATAGTTCACCGAGATATAAAAAGTGCAAACTGTCTTGTGAATAAACATTGGACAGTGAAAATTTGTGATTTTGGGCTCTCAAGAATAGTGACAGATGCACCAATGCAAGACTCTACATCTGCAGGAACTCCAGAGTGGATGGCTCCAGAACTTATTCGTAGTGAACCTTTCTCAGAGAAATGTGACATCTTTAGCCTCGGGGTTGTAATGTGGGAGCTGTGTACTCTAAGTAGACCGTGGGAAGGTGTACCTCCTGAAAGG GTGGTGTATGCTGTTGCTAACGAGGGATCAAGGTTGGAGATACCAGAAGGACCCCTGGGCAGACTAATTGCAG ATTGTTGGGCAGAGCCTCAGGAACGGCCCAGTTGTGAGGAAATTTTGACACGCCTGGTAGATTGTGAATACTCACTCTGCTGA